One window of Haemorhous mexicanus isolate bHaeMex1 chromosome 16, bHaeMex1.pri, whole genome shotgun sequence genomic DNA carries:
- the LOC132334997 gene encoding LOW QUALITY PROTEIN: serine/threonine-protein kinase pim-3-like (The sequence of the model RefSeq protein was modified relative to this genomic sequence to represent the inferred CDS: inserted 1 base in 1 codon) encodes MNYCLKSLQSRASETDDWYPHTLSAASGSAGLPGTDGKDVDTLQQGPGGTARWPAHATSRKAPLGGAAPCPPLPGPPWFRLRRALSVLAVAPLEELLALVLAEQHGLLAPPGAGSGPAAAEAPAPKEAPAAVPPAAAPLPLGSRPVADSVAGSFPAPSSASRQLGRPPRAAAARGGWASSSAPGGRVPRAEERERETGPVGGGRRAAGGGRGAQPAARLGSQVAIKRVSRDRISEWARLQNGALVPLELALLWMVSWPGFRGVVRLLDWFEVPEGFALVMERPERCQDLWYFLHERRFLTEPVARGLFRQVLEAVRHCSSRGVLHRDIKAENVLVDLATGETKLIDFGCGTILQDTFYTQMSGTPECSPPEWILFGCYHGQPATIWSLGILLYELVCGHLPFHTNEDIIRGQLCFPARVSQECQHLIRWCLCMDPTDRPSLEDVFEHSWLXGALSGLGDSRDASLCTVGSRSPASTSSTRPVALEEKPRAFPCGCGAEERAQPRRCFRWSPASCGGNSSELPILLEKWWQCSEGAMDWDRGNIPLHLNGILVSPQAEAQPVCSSGG; translated from the exons ATGAATTACTGTCTCAAGTCCCTTCAATCCAGAGCCAGTGAAACTGACGACTGGTACCCCCACACCTTGAG tgctgcatccgGCTCTGCCGGGCTCCCCGGCACGGACGGCAAGGACGTGGACACgctgcagcagggcccaggaGGGACAGCGAGATG GCCGGCTCATGCCACGTCCCGCAAGGCGCCCctcggcggggccgccccgtGCCCGCCCCTGCCCGGCCCGCCGTGGTTCCGCCTCCGCCGGGCTCTCTCCGTACTGGCTGTGGCGCCGCTGGAAGAGCTGCTCGCTCTGGTGCTGGCGGAGCAGCACGGTCTTTTGGCTCCGCCTGGCGCGGGCTCTGGCCCAGCCGCGGCCGAGGCCCCGGCCCCGAAAGAAGCCCCTGCCGCGGTTCCGCCCGCTGCCGCCCCGCTGCCGCTCGGCTCCCGCCCCGTGGCCGACAGCGTCGCCGGCAGCTTCCCCGCTCCGAGCTCCGCCTCTCGCCAGCTCGGCCGCCCGCCCCGAGCCGCCGCAGCCCGGGGCGGCTGGGCAAGCAGCAGCGCGCCGGGCGGGCGGGTGCCCCGAGCAGAAGAGCGGGAGCGCG AGACGGGGCCGGTCGgaggggggcggcgggcggcgggcggcggccgagGAGCTCAGCCCGCCGCTCGCCTTGGCTCGCAGGTGGCCATCAAGCGAGTGTCCCGGGACCGCATCTCGGAGTGGGCGCggctg CAGAACGGCGCCCttgtgcccctggagctggcgCTGCTGTGGATGGTGTCGTGGCCTGGCTTCCGCGGCGTCGTGCGGCTCCTGGACTGGTTCGAGGTGCCCGAGGGCTTCGCGCTGGTCATGGAGCGTCCGGAGCGCTGTCAGGACCTCTGGTACTTCCTGCACGAGCGGCGCTTCCTGACGGAGCCCGTGGCGCGGGGgctgttccgccaggtgctggaggccgtgcggcactgcaGCAGCCGCGGCGTCCTGCACCGCGACATCAAGGCCGAGAACGTCCTCGTGGACCTGGCCACAGGCGAGACGAAGCTCATCGACTTCGGGTGCGGCACGATCCTCCAGGACACGTTCTACACCCAGATGTCAG GAACACCGGAGTGCAGCCCACCGGAGTGGATCCTCTTTGGCTGCTACCATGGCCAGCCAGCCACCATCTGGTCCTTGGGCATCCTGCTCTATGAGCTGGTCTGCGGGCACCTTCCTTTCCACACCAATGAGGACATCATCCGGGGCCAGCTTTGCTTCCCCGCCCGGGTGTCTCAAG agtgCCAGCACCTCATCAGGTGGTGTTTATGCATGGACCCCACCGACAGACCATCACTGGAGGACGTTTTTGAGCATtcttggc caggagccctgtcTGGCCTAGGAGACAGCAGAGATGCATCCCTGTGCACAGTAGGATCCAGGAGCCCAGCAAGTACCAGCAGCACGCGTCCCGTGGCGCTGGAAGAAAAGCCCAGAGCGTTTCCCTGCGGCTGCGGCGCGGAGGAGAGAGCGCAGCCGAGGAGATGCTTCCGCTGGTCCCCGGCGAGCTGTGGAGggaacagctctgagctccccaTCCTATTGGAGAAGTGGTGGCAGTGCAGTGAAGGTGCCAtggactgggacaggggaaaCATTCCCCTGCATCTCAATGGCATTCTGGTGTCACCACAAGCCGAGGCACAGCCGGTGTGTTCTTCTGGAGGATGA